In one Neobacillus sp. CF12 genomic region, the following are encoded:
- a CDS encoding dynamin family protein: MTVESQLIKKSYYQMYINEHENAQPIRVLGDAYQEELQKDLPDLTSIRFAQGEIYFHNRDFEAAIFKWESIVGEFELWARKNIADAYYETGLLSNAEDLYLSIETNNLTLKTEVALQLFSLYIDRGKREEAVEIIKRTIDSNPDYPNVTAIGRTYFEDQQDWDNAIELALNEAKRTCSLDWFETLNSYVKKGFTKGLLPNYFMQALFELYSIDQKMFEELTTSLWDSYKNEESYFIWLKEVNHLLFNVDINRTSNFQYLSDLHYQTYFGLINGDYFIKTLEEVVPDLLTNWLRLSAPKHAVIVSAAVLSWNELFPTSISMSIVNEAENLISESECHSDELEECIHLFDAIVSWAKTNDMGENNRLKWMVEHLNDFDTHHLLITGLSGSGKSAFINSILGEEIQDSPTSSLVMFKDSEDLNIYEITEQETIPLADFTQFQERMDRRRNALESIIEFQQPFPFLYEQKLALIETPGLKGSHQDRYEVLQYLQLADTLLFVFDANAPFAEKEKAILSQINELAPDIPVHFLLNKMDTIVNEQEAIRIYEETRTKIQSYLPEAQIFAFSSQYERGQQLVELKDFIQSIKDTRNIADKRLAKLLHFIRTTISRLLQKRIDVENQLIESVRWNEEAVMKLNGALNQLKDAQSQKIKAITRSYRTIKESFQNEISLAVPKMLQECSELIKEDSNFSTIHLELNDVMNEKVQVYLERELMPKYYASLQEWISSSKEEFEQGQGFLNEMAEGLNSLYGEERIKVECDFKVLDDWLRDTDRMTSRFLLEKVNILLRNTPSQFLLKSAGKLFGALTQNKAMLYNKYKAFVKSDHYSEPTEIVIERFFQQFELFEKSLERDITMFFRQPISILNVAIEESLSQITTNQAILKKMNTNPEMFRDPLTLFEVRLRQFEWTTVAGKGVQTIY; encoded by the coding sequence ATGACAGTGGAAAGTCAATTAATAAAAAAATCATATTATCAAATGTATATAAATGAACATGAAAATGCTCAGCCCATACGTGTGTTAGGTGATGCGTATCAGGAAGAATTACAGAAAGATTTGCCCGATTTAACATCAATACGATTTGCACAAGGTGAAATCTATTTTCACAATCGAGATTTTGAAGCAGCCATTTTCAAATGGGAAAGCATTGTTGGTGAATTTGAACTATGGGCAAGGAAAAATATTGCGGATGCCTACTATGAAACGGGTTTGCTTTCAAACGCAGAAGATCTTTATCTTTCGATTGAGACCAATAATCTTACATTAAAGACAGAAGTGGCTCTTCAGCTATTTTCCCTCTATATTGATCGAGGGAAGCGTGAGGAAGCTGTTGAGATAATCAAAAGAACGATTGATTCAAATCCCGATTATCCAAATGTGACTGCCATTGGCCGTACTTATTTTGAGGACCAACAGGATTGGGATAATGCTATTGAATTGGCGCTGAATGAAGCAAAACGAACATGTTCATTAGATTGGTTCGAGACATTGAATTCTTATGTAAAGAAAGGTTTTACCAAAGGCTTACTTCCAAATTATTTCATGCAAGCCCTATTTGAATTGTATAGTATAGACCAGAAAATGTTTGAAGAACTTACAACTTCCCTTTGGGACAGTTACAAGAATGAAGAGTCCTATTTTATCTGGCTGAAAGAAGTAAATCATCTACTGTTCAATGTAGACATTAATCGAACCAGTAATTTTCAATATCTTTCAGACCTGCATTATCAAACATACTTTGGATTAATAAATGGCGACTACTTCATTAAAACGCTGGAAGAAGTAGTACCTGATCTTCTAACGAATTGGCTGCGCCTATCTGCTCCGAAGCATGCAGTCATCGTGTCAGCGGCAGTTTTATCATGGAATGAACTGTTTCCAACAAGTATTAGTATGTCAATTGTCAATGAGGCCGAAAATCTTATTAGCGAATCAGAATGTCATAGTGATGAATTAGAAGAATGTATACATCTATTTGATGCAATCGTAAGTTGGGCAAAAACGAATGATATGGGCGAAAATAACCGCTTAAAATGGATGGTTGAGCATTTGAATGATTTTGATACCCATCACTTATTAATTACCGGGTTAAGCGGCAGCGGGAAGTCTGCTTTCATAAATTCAATTCTAGGTGAAGAGATACAGGATAGCCCAACCTCATCACTTGTGATGTTTAAGGACTCTGAGGATCTAAATATTTATGAAATAACTGAACAAGAAACGATTCCGCTCGCTGATTTTACACAATTCCAAGAGAGAATGGATCGACGCAGGAATGCACTTGAATCGATTATCGAATTTCAGCAGCCTTTTCCTTTTTTATATGAGCAGAAATTAGCCCTAATCGAAACACCGGGTTTAAAAGGCAGCCACCAAGACCGGTATGAAGTTCTGCAGTATCTACAACTGGCTGATACCTTACTTTTTGTCTTTGATGCCAATGCCCCGTTTGCGGAGAAAGAGAAGGCGATCCTTTCACAAATTAATGAACTTGCTCCCGATATTCCAGTCCATTTTCTTCTAAATAAGATGGATACGATTGTTAATGAGCAGGAAGCTATAAGAATTTACGAAGAAACAAGGACAAAGATACAATCTTATTTACCTGAAGCACAAATATTTGCCTTTTCCTCTCAATATGAAAGGGGACAGCAATTAGTAGAATTAAAGGATTTTATCCAATCGATAAAAGATACAAGAAACATAGCAGATAAGCGCTTGGCAAAACTTTTGCACTTCATTCGAACCACCATATCTAGGTTGTTGCAAAAGAGAATTGATGTGGAGAATCAATTAATTGAGTCTGTGCGTTGGAACGAAGAAGCGGTGATGAAGTTAAATGGTGCTCTTAACCAATTAAAGGATGCCCAGTCGCAAAAGATTAAAGCGATCACGAGGTCCTACCGAACCATTAAGGAATCTTTTCAAAATGAGATTTCCCTTGCTGTGCCAAAAATGCTTCAGGAATGTTCCGAACTCATTAAGGAAGATAGTAATTTTAGCACGATTCATCTGGAACTAAATGATGTGATGAATGAGAAAGTTCAGGTATACTTGGAGCGAGAATTAATGCCTAAGTATTATGCGTCCCTTCAAGAATGGATTAGCAGCAGTAAAGAGGAATTTGAGCAAGGACAGGGATTTTTGAATGAGATGGCCGAGGGCTTAAATAGCCTATATGGGGAAGAAAGAATTAAGGTCGAATGCGATTTTAAAGTACTTGATGATTGGCTAAGGGACACAGATAGAATGACGAGCAGGTTCCTATTAGAAAAGGTAAATATTTTACTTCGGAACACTCCATCACAATTCTTATTAAAAAGTGCAGGAAAACTATTTGGAGCACTAACTCAAAATAAAGCCATGCTATATAACAAATACAAAGCATTTGTAAAAAGTGATCACTACTCTGAACCAACTGAGATTGTGATTGAACGTTTCTTTCAACAGTTTGAGCTTTTTGAAAAGTCATTAGAACGTGACATTACGATGTTCTTTAGACAGCCAATCAGTATCCTAAATGTAGCAATTGAGGAATCTCTATCACAAATAACAACGAATCAAGCTATTTTGAAAAAAATGAATACGAACCCAGAAATGTTCCGCGACCCATTAACGCTATTCGAAGTAAGGCTTCGTCAATTCGAATGGACAACAGTAGCAGGCAAGGGTGTACAAACGATTTATTAA
- a CDS encoding fatty acid--CoA ligase, whose protein sequence is MTTTIGKIFELTVKRYPNKEAIYDVRKNVRYTYKEWNEQVTRLANALEEEGVKKGDRVSTFMFNTEELGTAFFACAKIGAIFNPINFRLMPEEVAFILSDATPKVVLFEKALEPVIAAIENRFDSMAFWFIDEETPAYAASYHEKLANSSIEEIQADVNENDIYAFIYTSGTTGRPKGVMHSHRNMVDQSMLCIAAQKLDAEDVGLVTAPMFHCAELHCAFLPRIQAGARNVILHQFNPKVILQLIGQEKITKFFAAPTMWNMLLQEDLSQYNTESLKLGLYGAAPMAPSLVHALHDRFGIGLVQAYGMTEMGPAITFLSERDQLRKAGSAGQAAYNHDIRVVRTREDGPSDPNDVVPVGETGEIIVKGPCMMIGYFNREEATEKSMYKGWYHSGDIGYLDEEGFLFVNDRVDDMIISGGENIYPREVEDVLHAHDGVLDVAIVGQPDDRWGETVTAFVVKKDPQLTEQELEDYCKNSDSLANYKRPRKYVFCEALPRNASGKIQKFVLRKQLEELFTQG, encoded by the coding sequence ATGACAACCACTATTGGAAAGATTTTTGAATTAACGGTAAAAAGATATCCAAACAAAGAAGCTATTTATGATGTTAGGAAAAATGTTCGCTATACGTACAAAGAGTGGAATGAGCAGGTAACTCGACTTGCAAATGCGTTGGAAGAGGAAGGTGTCAAAAAGGGCGACCGAGTGTCCACCTTCATGTTTAATACAGAGGAATTAGGAACGGCTTTCTTTGCCTGTGCAAAAATTGGTGCCATCTTCAATCCAATTAATTTCCGCTTAATGCCGGAAGAAGTGGCTTTTATCCTTTCTGATGCAACTCCTAAAGTAGTTCTTTTTGAAAAGGCATTGGAGCCTGTCATTGCTGCTATTGAAAATCGGTTTGATTCTATGGCCTTTTGGTTTATTGATGAAGAAACGCCAGCCTATGCAGCAAGTTATCATGAAAAACTTGCTAACTCTTCGATTGAAGAGATACAGGCAGATGTAAATGAAAATGATATTTATGCGTTTATTTATACAAGTGGAACGACCGGAAGGCCAAAAGGGGTTATGCATAGTCACCGAAATATGGTAGATCAAAGTATGCTATGTATTGCTGCCCAAAAGCTAGATGCTGAAGATGTTGGTCTAGTTACCGCACCTATGTTTCATTGTGCTGAGCTCCATTGTGCTTTTCTGCCAAGGATTCAGGCTGGTGCTCGAAACGTCATTCTTCACCAATTTAATCCAAAAGTGATCCTTCAATTAATAGGACAAGAAAAAATAACTAAATTTTTTGCTGCTCCTACTATGTGGAATATGCTGCTGCAAGAGGATTTAAGCCAGTATAATACGGAAAGCCTGAAGCTTGGTTTATATGGTGCAGCACCAATGGCACCATCCCTAGTTCATGCTTTGCATGATCGATTTGGTATCGGGTTGGTTCAAGCCTATGGGATGACGGAAATGGGCCCAGCAATTACCTTCTTATCCGAAAGGGATCAACTTAGAAAAGCAGGATCAGCGGGGCAAGCTGCTTATAATCACGATATTCGAGTGGTCCGTACTAGAGAGGATGGACCATCAGATCCAAATGATGTCGTTCCTGTAGGGGAAACAGGTGAGATAATTGTAAAAGGACCATGCATGATGATTGGCTATTTTAATAGGGAAGAAGCGACGGAAAAATCGATGTATAAAGGATGGTATCATTCAGGTGATATCGGTTACCTAGATGAAGAGGGCTTTCTATTTGTAAATGATAGAGTAGACGATATGATTATCAGCGGCGGAGAGAATATTTACCCACGTGAAGTCGAGGATGTTTTACATGCCCATGATGGTGTCTTAGATGTTGCAATAGTTGGGCAGCCTGATGACCGCTGGGGAGAGACTGTAACAGCATTCGTGGTGAAAAAAGATCCTCAGTTGACTGAGCAAGAACTTGAAGACTATTGTAAAAACAGTGATAGTCTAGCGAATTATAAACGCCCGCGCAAATATGTATTCTGTGAAGCATTGCCGCGGAATGCAAGTGGGAAAATTCAAAAATTCGTACTGCGGAAACAGTTAGAAGAATTGTTTACACAGGGATGA
- a CDS encoding amino acid ABC transporter ATP-binding protein, with translation MIEVKNLKKSFGKNVVLRDINVTVKPQEVVVVIGPSGSGKSTFLRCINLLESITDGHVYIEGIDITDKKSDINKIRTEVGMVFQQFNLFSHKKVIENIMLAPMKVRKTSLDEARKKGLELLRKVGLEDKAEAYPDSLSGGQKQRVAIARALAMEPKIMLFDEPTSALDPEMVGEVLEVMKQLAKEGMTMVVVTHEMGFAKEVGDRVIFMDGGLIVEENTPIELFDHPKGDRTKAFLSKVL, from the coding sequence ATGATCGAAGTGAAAAATTTAAAAAAGTCTTTTGGAAAGAATGTTGTACTTAGAGATATTAATGTAACCGTTAAACCTCAAGAGGTTGTAGTTGTAATTGGTCCTTCTGGTTCAGGTAAATCCACGTTCCTCCGGTGTATTAATCTCCTAGAAAGTATTACAGATGGTCATGTCTATATTGAAGGAATTGATATTACCGACAAAAAGTCAGATATTAATAAAATACGTACGGAAGTGGGAATGGTTTTTCAGCAGTTTAATCTTTTTTCTCATAAAAAGGTTATTGAAAATATCATGCTAGCCCCAATGAAAGTCAGAAAGACTTCGCTTGATGAAGCTAGAAAAAAAGGTTTAGAGCTTTTAAGAAAAGTAGGGTTAGAGGATAAAGCAGAAGCGTATCCTGATTCCTTGTCCGGCGGTCAAAAACAGCGTGTTGCGATTGCCAGGGCGCTTGCGATGGAGCCGAAAATCATGCTGTTTGACGAACCAACCTCAGCCCTTGATCCTGAAATGGTTGGAGAGGTACTTGAGGTAATGAAGCAGCTGGCCAAAGAAGGCATGACGATGGTTGTGGTAACCCATGAAATGGGCTTTGCGAAGGAAGTAGGCGACCGGGTAATCTTTATGGATGGCGGGCTTATCGTCGAAGAAAATACTCCAATTGAATTATTTGATCATCCAAAGGGAGATCGAACCAAAGCCTTTTTGAGTAAGGTTTTATAA
- a CDS encoding glycerophosphodiester phosphodiesterase produces MQHVIIEKTRKKRKAMLFLKIIFFALLIFLLVVNLFPVKQIQQKGFFTHDRPLVIAHQGGELLAPSNTMTAFANAAEMGVDVLETDIHITKDGHLVTIHDPSVDRTTNGKGKVADLTLAEIQELDAGYHFKDLEGKYSFRGKGVYIPTVDELFQTFEDLKIEIEIKDDNPPEKIDEIASKLWDLIEKYQMEEKILISSFDQEILKTFDKYANGTVAVTAGRQEVKDFVVFHKFYLRNLYVPTVDAFQIPVEDSGFDLTDQKLIDGAHRLGMEVHYWTIDDPSTMEKLIDAGADGILTNRPDLLLELLDEKGM; encoded by the coding sequence ATGCAACATGTCATAATAGAAAAGACAAGGAAAAAACGTAAGGCAATGCTATTTTTAAAAATAATCTTTTTTGCCCTTCTCATTTTCCTGTTAGTTGTTAATCTATTTCCAGTCAAACAAATCCAGCAAAAAGGCTTTTTTACTCATGATCGTCCATTGGTCATTGCCCATCAAGGCGGTGAATTGTTAGCCCCTTCCAATACGATGACAGCCTTTGCGAATGCAGCTGAAATGGGGGTAGATGTCCTCGAAACAGATATACATATCACAAAGGATGGTCACTTAGTTACGATCCATGATCCAAGTGTTGACCGAACAACCAATGGAAAGGGAAAAGTGGCAGACCTTACTTTAGCAGAAATTCAAGAACTTGACGCAGGTTATCATTTTAAAGATTTAGAGGGTAAGTACAGTTTTCGTGGCAAGGGTGTCTATATCCCAACAGTGGATGAGTTGTTTCAAACATTTGAAGACTTGAAAATTGAAATAGAAATTAAAGATGATAATCCTCCTGAAAAAATAGATGAGATTGCCTCAAAGTTATGGGACCTGATAGAAAAATATCAAATGGAAGAAAAGATTCTAATTAGTTCCTTTGACCAAGAAATTCTCAAAACATTTGATAAGTACGCAAATGGTACTGTTGCTGTTACAGCTGGAAGGCAAGAGGTTAAGGACTTTGTCGTTTTTCATAAATTCTATTTACGAAATCTTTATGTACCAACAGTGGATGCATTTCAAATTCCGGTTGAAGACAGCGGTTTTGATTTAACCGATCAAAAATTGATTGATGGAGCGCACCGACTGGGAATGGAGGTCCATTACTGGACCATTGATGATCCTAGTACAATGGAAAAACTTATTGATGCAGGTGCTGATGGTATATTGACGAACCGACCAGATTTATTGCTAGAACTACTGGATGAAAAAGGTATGTAA
- a CDS encoding long-chain-fatty-acid--CoA ligase produces the protein MNIGSLLSQNARKFPEVLAIECEGRSYTYRQFNEEVNRLAHGLLKLGINKGDKIALMMKNSDHFVFTFFAVSKIGGVAVPINFRLTSSEVHYILQQSEAKLVVCDLEFEEILTAAKEDCAVRTVITIGEPSTLGYHSYESALSAVDSEPEIEVSDDDDLEILYTSGTTGRPKGALFDHKRIFNVGISVTINMGLRPHERILHVAPLFHSAQLNLFLISGVALGATHIIHRDFHPVKTLQTIQEHKITHFFGVPAMFNFILQVPNAAEYDLSSIRRCGYGAAPMAPELVKKSIELFKTDQFYNLCGLTEGGPGGILLDPEGHKQHLGKGGKPIFLTETRVVDEQGNDVKPGVVGEFILKSPMVMKEYYKKPEETKSTIKNGWLYTGDLATIDEEGYITLVDRKKDMIITGGENVYSVEVEGVLFEHPSVLDAAIIGLPDETWGEAVCAIIVLKDGAVIDEEELKSFCRQKLAGYKVPRRIFIEEQLPRNASGKILKYQLRQKLNQVNV, from the coding sequence ATGAATATCGGTAGTCTTTTATCTCAAAATGCTAGGAAGTTCCCGGAAGTTTTAGCTATTGAATGCGAAGGACGCAGTTATACTTACCGTCAATTCAATGAGGAAGTAAATCGGCTTGCCCATGGTCTTCTTAAACTGGGGATAAACAAGGGCGATAAAATTGCATTGATGATGAAAAACTCGGATCATTTTGTATTTACCTTTTTTGCAGTTTCGAAAATTGGTGGCGTTGCCGTTCCTATTAATTTTCGTTTGACCTCCTCAGAAGTTCACTACATATTACAACAATCTGAAGCAAAGCTAGTTGTTTGTGATCTAGAATTTGAAGAGATTCTCACAGCTGCTAAAGAAGATTGTGCTGTTCGGACAGTAATAACTATCGGAGAGCCAAGTACATTAGGTTACCACTCTTATGAAAGCGCTTTATCTGCTGTTGACAGTGAACCTGAAATAGAAGTTTCTGATGATGATGATTTGGAGATCTTATACACTTCAGGAACAACAGGTCGACCGAAAGGGGCATTGTTTGATCATAAGCGGATTTTTAATGTAGGTATTTCCGTTACCATCAATATGGGCTTGCGTCCACATGAGCGTATCCTACATGTAGCACCACTTTTCCACTCTGCACAACTAAATCTTTTCTTAATTTCAGGCGTTGCATTAGGTGCGACTCACATCATTCATCGTGATTTCCATCCAGTCAAAACACTTCAAACTATTCAAGAACATAAAATTACTCATTTCTTTGGTGTTCCAGCCATGTTTAATTTCATCCTACAAGTTCCAAATGCAGCAGAATACGATTTATCTTCGATCCGAAGATGTGGATATGGCGCAGCTCCAATGGCACCTGAGTTAGTAAAAAAGAGTATCGAGTTATTTAAAACAGATCAATTCTATAATCTTTGCGGATTGACCGAAGGGGGACCTGGTGGAATTCTTCTAGATCCAGAGGGGCATAAACAACACCTTGGCAAGGGCGGGAAACCTATTTTTCTAACAGAAACACGTGTCGTCGACGAACAGGGAAATGACGTTAAACCAGGTGTGGTTGGAGAATTCATTCTTAAAAGCCCTATGGTTATGAAGGAGTATTATAAAAAGCCAGAAGAAACGAAAAGTACTATAAAAAATGGCTGGCTCTACACAGGTGATTTAGCAACGATTGATGAAGAAGGCTATATTACTCTCGTTGATCGAAAAAAGGACATGATTATCACGGGTGGTGAAAATGTTTATTCCGTTGAAGTGGAAGGGGTTCTTTTTGAACATCCATCCGTATTAGACGCCGCCATTATTGGCCTTCCTGATGAAACATGGGGTGAGGCAGTTTGTGCCATCATTGTTCTAAAAGATGGTGCTGTCATTGATGAAGAAGAGTTGAAAAGCTTTTGCCGTCAGAAATTGGCTGGCTATAAGGTTCCGAGGCGTATTTTTATTGAAGAACAACTGCCACGAAATGCTTCTGGGAAAATATTAAAATATCAACTTCGGCAAAAATTAAATCAAGTCAACGTGTAG
- a CDS encoding acyl-CoA dehydrogenase family protein encodes MKHPYLTEDHKIFRKSIRKFLEKEAVPFYEQWEEERMIPRSLWRKMGEQGFLCPDLDEKYGGSGVDWGFSVVINEELERVGSGLVGMGLHNDIVVPYINSFGSEEQKQRWLPRCVTGDLITAIAMTEPGTGSDLANIKTTAKLDGDHYILNGQKTFITNGIQSDLILVACKTDPNAVPKHKGVSLLLVERDTPGFSRGRKLNKVGLHCQDTAELIFEDCRVPKENLLGEEGKGFLYMMDKLQQERLVVAIAAQIAAEVMLQGTIDYVKSREAFGKPVSQFQNTQFKIAEMATEVEMGRAFLDQLIAEHMDGQNVVTKVSMAKWRLTDSAKKIAGECLQLHGGYGYMEEYEIARRFRDIQVSSIYAGTNEIMKTIIAKNLGL; translated from the coding sequence ATGAAACATCCATATTTAACTGAGGACCATAAAATTTTTCGTAAGTCTATAAGGAAATTTTTAGAGAAAGAGGCTGTCCCTTTTTATGAACAATGGGAAGAGGAGAGAATGATTCCTCGCTCCTTGTGGAGAAAAATGGGAGAACAGGGCTTCCTTTGTCCGGATTTAGATGAGAAATATGGCGGCAGTGGTGTTGACTGGGGATTCTCTGTTGTAATTAATGAAGAGTTAGAGAGAGTTGGTTCTGGTCTAGTGGGTATGGGTTTGCATAATGATATCGTGGTCCCTTATATCAATTCTTTCGGCTCAGAGGAGCAGAAACAGCGATGGCTCCCACGCTGTGTCACAGGAGACCTTATTACAGCAATCGCCATGACTGAGCCTGGTACAGGTTCTGACCTTGCTAATATTAAAACTACAGCAAAACTTGATGGTGATCATTATATTTTGAATGGACAAAAAACCTTTATCACAAATGGAATTCAATCTGATTTAATCCTCGTGGCCTGTAAAACAGATCCAAATGCGGTACCAAAGCATAAAGGGGTGAGCCTGCTGCTAGTTGAACGGGATACTCCTGGCTTTTCAAGAGGAAGAAAACTAAACAAAGTGGGGCTTCATTGTCAGGATACAGCTGAGTTAATCTTCGAAGATTGCAGAGTTCCTAAGGAGAATCTGCTTGGTGAAGAAGGTAAAGGCTTCCTGTATATGATGGATAAACTCCAGCAGGAAAGGCTTGTAGTTGCGATTGCGGCACAAATTGCAGCAGAAGTTATGCTTCAGGGGACGATTGACTATGTGAAAAGTCGTGAAGCCTTCGGAAAGCCTGTCAGCCAATTCCAAAATACCCAGTTTAAAATAGCTGAAATGGCTACCGAGGTTGAGATGGGGAGAGCATTTTTAGATCAATTAATAGCTGAACACATGGATGGTCAAAATGTGGTAACGAAGGTTTCAATGGCGAAATGGAGGCTGACGGATTCGGCAAAGAAAATTGCGGGTGAATGCCTGCAGCTTCATGGCGGCTATGGATATATGGAAGAATACGAGATTGCGAGAAGATTCCGAGATATCCAGGTTTCAAGCATTTACGCAGGTACAAATGAAATTATGAAAACGATTATTGCCAAAAATCTAGGATTATAA
- a CDS encoding DUF1761 domain-containing protein, with translation MDFTNFSILAIILAVVSNMVIGALWYSPILFSSIWVKALGKKMEDIDPKGAYVGYGLTTLGGIFTAVVLSLFIQLLDTVTILDGALFGFLIGLIAAFRELSPTFFESRNYTLFFISAGYHVVALTIMGIIIAAFV, from the coding sequence ATGGATTTTACTAATTTTAGTATTTTAGCTATCATTTTAGCAGTTGTCTCAAACATGGTAATTGGAGCGCTCTGGTATTCTCCTATTCTTTTTTCAAGCATATGGGTGAAGGCACTAGGAAAGAAAATGGAAGATATTGATCCCAAAGGGGCATATGTGGGGTATGGACTAACTACACTAGGCGGGATTTTTACTGCGGTAGTACTTTCTTTATTTATTCAATTGTTAGATACTGTTACCATCCTAGATGGAGCATTATTTGGATTTCTAATTGGACTTATCGCTGCTTTTAGAGAATTATCTCCTACTTTTTTTGAAAGCCGCAATTATACTTTATTCTTCATTAGTGCAGGCTATCATGTTGTTGCCTTAACCATCATGGGTATTATTATCGCTGCATTTGTCTAA
- a CDS encoding GDSL-type esterase/lipase family protein has product MKFKRLSVLLTLMLAFSTFFTSFAFAEENTDKPSLVALGDSITYGWNLDDTNGNTQPSSKAFPNLILEPGFFNVTNISGGGWTSSHILGQVHNPANEAAIQNADVFTLDIGSNDLMGAVGLSEIIKNGTPVDPATLLPKVQAASQQLSVNLLQIFSKIRSLNAEAPIILYNIYNPFGASEVPFNAFLHNIGEQIVTNVNTMVINPFANTPGTFVVDAKTAFDTKQSDYVIPGDIHPNVTGQTVLAGLATNVLLSLLPEELTVEVTVPTEETTGPVTIEVLTNAEEVLSMMWLEGEQTIDSFYDVEGNELGTKIIDNKFEVTKNGTYTVYVLDVYGQEIVQTFTIDNIKAETPPVENPTPTPTPAPTPTPTPVTNTPAPTTTGTGYPIPNTASPAYNYMAIGAIILLGGLVTLKVQRRRKQDI; this is encoded by the coding sequence ATGAAGTTTAAAAGATTATCAGTTTTACTAACACTAATGTTAGCCTTTAGTACCTTCTTTACCTCATTTGCCTTTGCAGAAGAAAATACGGACAAGCCTAGCCTTGTTGCATTAGGTGATTCAATAACTTATGGTTGGAACCTGGATGATACGAATGGGAATACACAACCATCATCAAAGGCATTTCCAAACTTAATCCTTGAACCTGGATTTTTCAATGTAACCAATATCAGTGGTGGAGGTTGGACTTCATCACATATTTTAGGCCAAGTTCATAATCCTGCTAATGAAGCTGCTATTCAAAACGCAGATGTTTTTACACTGGACATTGGCAGCAATGATCTAATGGGTGCTGTTGGCCTATCTGAAATCATTAAAAATGGAACACCTGTAGATCCTGCAACTCTACTTCCAAAAGTACAGGCTGCTTCCCAACAATTAAGTGTAAATTTACTACAGATCTTCTCAAAAATTAGAAGCCTTAATGCAGAGGCACCGATTATTCTTTATAATATTTATAATCCATTTGGTGCAAGTGAAGTTCCATTTAATGCTTTCCTACATAATATTGGCGAGCAAATTGTAACAAATGTTAACACAATGGTTATTAACCCTTTTGCTAATACTCCTGGTACTTTTGTGGTAGACGCAAAAACAGCATTTGACACAAAGCAATCAGACTATGTAATTCCTGGAGATATCCACCCTAATGTTACTGGTCAAACCGTTCTAGCAGGATTAGCAACTAATGTTTTACTTTCACTATTACCAGAAGAACTTACTGTGGAAGTAACAGTACCAACGGAAGAAACAACTGGACCTGTAACGATCGAGGTACTAACGAACGCTGAAGAAGTCCTTTCAATGATGTGGTTAGAAGGCGAACAAACTATTGACAGCTTCTATGATGTAGAAGGAAATGAACTAGGTACAAAAATCATTGATAACAAATTTGAAGTTACCAAAAATGGCACATATACTGTTTATGTATTAGATGTATATGGTCAGGAAATTGTACAAACTTTTACGATTGACAATATTAAGGCAGAAACACCGCCAGTTGAAAATCCAACACCAACACCTACACCAGCACCAACACCAACGCCTACACCAGTAACGAATACACCTGCACCGACAACAACTGGAACAGGATATCCTATTCCAAATACAGCATCTCCTGCATACAACTATATGGCAATTGGAGCAATCATCCTTTTAGGAGGATTAGTTACCTTGAAAGTGCAAAGAAGACGCAAACAAGACATTTAA